Proteins encoded within one genomic window of Lentimicrobiaceae bacterium:
- a CDS encoding carboxymuconolactone decarboxylase family protein, producing the protein MNKKLSESVTQKGSYKRKFNLYEYYRSLVFVPKAISILIGNKKSKLVDSHFVERLQLAVTEVNGCAACSYQHTKMALQQGMSNEEIASFLNGETNFIKPEEAKAIMFAQHFADSRGFPEKNTYDAIVEEYGKKEARVILSACQVMLSGNIFGIPLSAFLSRLHGKPYKNSSLFYELVMIVVGPLCFPIALIHGLLRILFGLPNVSFNREQQE; encoded by the coding sequence ATGAATAAAAAATTATCAGAATCGGTAACCCAAAAAGGTAGCTATAAACGAAAATTTAATTTGTACGAATATTATCGTTCACTCGTTTTTGTTCCAAAAGCAATATCAATTCTTATTGGAAATAAAAAAAGTAAATTAGTTGATTCTCATTTTGTTGAACGTTTGCAATTGGCTGTAACCGAAGTAAACGGTTGTGCTGCATGCTCTTATCAACATACAAAAATGGCTCTGCAACAAGGCATGAGCAATGAGGAAATAGCCAGTTTTTTGAACGGAGAAACTAATTTTATTAAGCCTGAAGAAGCAAAAGCAATAATGTTTGCTCAGCACTTTGCCGATTCACGAGGATTTCCCGAAAAAAACACTTACGATGCTATTGTCGAAGAATATGGAAAAAAAGAAGCACGTGTTATTCTTTCGGCATGTCAGGTCATGTTATCAGGGAACATATTCGGAATTCCTCTCAGCGCATTTCTTTCCAGACTTCACGGAAAACCATACAAAAACAGTTCGTTGTTTTATGAATTAGTAATGATTGTAGTTGGACCTTTATGTTTTCCCATTGCACTTATTCATGGATTACTAAGAATCTTGTTCGGTTTGCCAAATGTTAGTTTTAATCGAGAGCAACAAGAGTAA